The sequence below is a genomic window from Daphnia pulicaria isolate SC F1-1A chromosome 6, SC_F0-13Bv2, whole genome shotgun sequence.
cggggccactgaagaagggagcccagatatgcacttggaATTTATCTAGCAACTACACAAtttttcagtcttgaattACAGCATTCTCTGGTCAGCTTTCACCAATGGATGAAGTCGGGTCCAGTAGATGATCAGCAGCGAAGGAgttaccctgtaagcagaatgaacatttatttggattacaataattttcaatatgaTTTTAGCaacagaaagcaatacctcaattAAGAGGGCCCATTTAAGGAAGTAAAAAGGGAGATTCACaggtagcagccaacgggttttCAAACAAGGGACCTTGTTGACTGTGTAGTCAtcatcctttttcttcaaatgacatgacttctcataaagtctgGTATGCAAATTTAGAAACATGTAGTTAGAGTTTAAaccctgaaaataaaaaaaaaaatagtcatCTTGTTTACAATTTGTTGTTAACGTGCTTGACATCTcaccttgtttataatttattatcaatgtgcttgacatctatgatctaaaagaataattaaacagttatTAGAATGCACTCCACATAGCCTCTTAAACATAGATAAATTTGAGTGCAAATTAAGTGCAAATCAATACTTTTAACAGTCACAAGACTTGAACAGCACACTTTAATTAGCTTCAGCCTAGACTGACACATTGAGAACACTTCAGGATGACATGTATGTACATCATTTTAGCCATCTAGCGACAGCCAATTGGATTGCTTACACTTACgttggaaatggaaaaaattaacttaACTTATGTAATTAATTATACCAATTAGGAAATtagacaatttaaaaaaaactaaacttggAGACTGAAACCATGGACTAATAAGAAGTTCTCGTTCTCGTACGTTCAATCTATTTACTTTATACGATCGTCGACGTCGACTCGTCGTAGTTGGGACTTGGGAGACGAGTAACTAAACTGGCTTGCTTCAGTCCAGTGCGTGAATTTTCGTCGTTGTGAGTTGTTTGTCGTCGTTGAGTTGTAGATTTTGTGAAGTGACCGTGAGTGTGTATGTTCTGTCTCCCATTATGGAAGTCAACCATATCCACAGTGTGTCCGATGTTTCAAGCTTCACCGACGACAGCAACGAGTCGGAAAACGATTTGAGGTACGTACCTTAAAGTGGTCAGCTTTTTAAGTGGTaaggttttaaatttttgcttggTACTTGCCAGAAAGTTTCAGCTGgtggaggaaagaaaatttcacgtCCGCCGGGTTTCCAGCAAATTGGCTGAATTGAGGAAAGCGTCGAGATCGTTGACCAGCGTTAATGTCGAAGGCGAAGCGTCTGGTTTCCATTGTCTTCCATCTGGTCTCTTTGAGAGTTTTCTTGAAGTGGCCATCATGGTAACACCGTCTTACGACCGCCATCAGAATCTCTACAATCCGTACATAAAGTTCAGCTATCCCGATTCGGTAACGTGCCATCAATGTTTCTGAAAAAACACAacatctatttttgaaattgatccgTCTTCTTGTTCTAGCTGGCCGTCCCTTTTGGAGTGGAAAATTTCTGCTTCCCGGATTCAACACactggccgccgccgctgcagaCGGCCGGCGAACCGTACACGATCGTTCTGACCGATTCCAAAGGCGATCGAATGTACGGCTACTGCCGCCGGGTGGTTCCCGAAGGAGCTCAGACCTGCATTCCCATCACCTATTGTTTGCTGAGCCGCCATCGAGCAGCCGAATTTTACAACAAGGTAAATGAGACTCTGCGAACTACATCAGTCGATTTTTTTATGCGACGTGTatggtaatatttttaaatcaccGTTTTCGGATCATTCATCAGCTGTTGAACGTTATGGTTCCACGTCACGGAGCGTCCGTTTCCCAGCGTCTAGCTTTGCTCGATTGTTTGCACAAACAACCATTTCCCAGCCCAGGAGGTTTTGTTGAATTCCCCCCCGAAAATCTCGGCAACGGGAACAAGGTCAACAAAGTCCAGCGATTACTCGACGAAAGTCTGgaggattttgatttgaagggACTATTTGAACGACTCAACGAAACGGTCATCCTACACGTCCTGGGCACAGTGCTGCTCGAACGCAAACTCATTTTTGTTAGTCAGGATTTGAGGTAAAAATTTATACCAATAAATTTGATGTACCTTGTATGATATTTTGACTTTCGATTTGTTAGTGCTTTATCGCTTTGCATCGACGCTGTTCAATCCATGATGTATCCGTTTGTGTGGCAACACAAGATCGTTCCCATCCTCCCTCAGTCTATGAAGGAAATCTCATCGGCTTACACACCTTTCATTTTGGGACTCTTGTCCAAAAACGTCGAAGATTGGAATTCGATCTACCCTGATCAGGTAgatatacaaaagaaaaatttaaatgaggtTCAAACCTCGCAAGttggtttttaaattaacgTTCGATTGATTATCTAGGGTATGCTGGTTGATTTGGATAGCGGCGAAGTTCTCCACAGCGTCGGCGATGAATCGACGATCCTGCCTCGATGTAGTGTCAGCAAACTCATGTCCGACTGGAAGGTGATCGTCAACATTACGCAACAAGCTGAAACGGCCCACAATGCTTTGTACAGCGAGAGCTTTTTGCGGATGTTTGTCGACCTGTGCGGCCACTACGAGCAAAACATCCACTACAGCGACTCTGGCCACAAATACTTTGATGTAATTCAATTATCACCTACTTGTCTCGTCGACCGTCAAATTTgaatatgtttaattttttggccatttttcagCGAGCAGTATTTACTCGGAACCATTCTAATTCGAGTGTCCGAGATTTTCTCGAATGGTTCACTGAGACGGCCATGTTTAATTTCTTCATTGAATCTCGCCTGAGGAACGACGCCGTTCAAACCTTGTTCGAGCACAAAATCCTAGAACATTCAatgcaaattgaaattttcctgCCGAACGACAAACTTCCTGCCAATGCAAGTCCAAAAACAAAGCAAGAAGATGAAGGGCAGCACGAGTCGGAAAACGATTTGAGGTACGTACCTTAAAGTGGTCAGCTTTTTAAGTGGTgaggttttaaatttttgcttggCACTTGCCAGAAAGTTTCAGCTGgtggaggaaagaaaatttcacgtCCGCCGGGTTTCCAGCAAATTGGCTGAATTGAGGAAAGCGTCGAGATCGTTGACCAGCGTCAATGTCGAAGGCGAAGCGTCTGGTTTCCATTGTCTTCCATCTGGTCTCTTTGAGAGTTTTCTTGAAGTGGCCATCATGGTAACACCGTCTTACGACCGCCATCAGAATCTCTACAATCCGTACATAAAGTTCAGCTATCCCGATTCGGTAACGTGCCATCAATGTTTCTGAAAAAACACAacatctatttttgaaattgatccgTCTTCTTGTTCTAGCTGGCCGTCCCTTTTGGAGTGGAAAATTTCTGCTTCCCGGATTCAACACactggccgccgccgctgcagaCGGCCGGCGAACCGTACACGATCGTTCTGACCGATTCCAAAGGCGATCGAATGTACGGCTACTGCCACCGGGTGGTTCCCGAAGGAGCTCAGACCTGCATTCCCATCACCTATTGTTTGCTGAGCCGCCATCGAGCAGCCGAATTTTACAACAAGGTAAATGAGACTCTGCGAACTACATCAGTCGATTTTTTTATGCGACGTGTatggtaatatttttaaatcaccGTTTTCGGATCATTCATCAGCTGTTGAACGTTATGGTTCCACGTCACGGAGCGTCCGTTTCCCAGCGTCTAGCTTTGCTCGATTGTTTGCACAAACAACCATTTCCCAGCCCAGGAGGTTTTGTTGAATTCCCCCCCGAAAATCTCGGCAACGGGAACAAGGTCAACAAAGTCCAGCGATTACTCGACGAAAGTCTGgaggattttgatttgaagggACTATTTGAACGACTCAACGAAACGGTCATCCTACACGTCCTGGGCACAGTGCTGCTCGAACGCAAACTCATTTTTGTTAGTCAGGATTTGAGGTAAAAATTTATACCAATAAATTTGATGTACCTTGTATGATATTTTGACTTTCGATTTGTTAGTGCTTTATCGCTTTGCATCGACGCTGTTCAATCCATGATGTATCCGTTTGTGTGGCAACACAAGATCGTTCCCATCCTCCCTCAGTCTATGAAGGAAATCTCATCGGCTTACACACCTTTCATTTTGGGACTCTTGTCCAAAAACGTCGAAGATTGGAATTCGATCTACCCTGATCAGGTAgatatacaaaagaaaaatttaaatgaggtTCAAACCTCGCAAGttggtttttaaattaacgTTCGATTGATTATCTAGGGTATGCTGGTTGATTTGGATAGCGGCGAAGTTCTCCACAGCGTCGGCGATGAATCGACGATCCTGCCTCGATGTAGTGTCAGCAAACTCATGTCCGACTGGAAGGTGATCGTCAACATTACGCAACAAGCTGAAACGGCCCACAATGCTTTGTACAGCGAGAGCTTTTTGCGGATGTTTGTCGACCTGTGCGGCCACTACGAGCAAAACATCCACTACAGCGACTCTGGCCACAAATACTTTGATGTAATTCAATTATCACCTACTTGTCTCGTCGACCGTCAAATTTgaatatgtttaattttttggccatttttcagCGAGCAGTATTTACTCGGAACCATTCTAATTCGAGTGTCCGAGATTTTCTCGAATGGTTCACTGAGACGGCCATGTTTAATTTCTTCATTGAATCTCGCCTGAGGAACGACGCCGTTCAAACCTTGTTCGAGCACAAAATCCTAGAACATTCAatgcaaattgaaattttcctgCCGAACGACAAACTTCCTGCCAATGCAAGTCCAAAAACAAAGCAAGAAGATGAAGGGCAGCACGAGTCGGAAAACGATTTGAGGTACGTACCTTAAAGTGGTCAGCTTTTTAAGTGGTgaggttttaaatttttgcttggCACTTGCCAGAAAGTTTCAGCTGgtggaggaaagaaaatttcacgtCCGCCGGGTTTCCAGCAAATTGGCTGAATTGAGGAAAGCGTCGAGATCGTTGACCAGCGTCAATGTCGAAGGCGAAGCGTCTGGTTTCCATTGTCTTCCATCTGGTCTCTTTGAGAGTTTTCTTGAAGTGGCCATCATGGTAACACCGTCTTACGACCGCCATCAGAATCTCTACAATCCGTACATAAAGTTCAGCTATCCCGATTCGGTAACGTGCCATCAATGTTTCTGAAAAAACACAacatctatttttgaaattgatccgTCTTCTTGTTCTAGCTGGCCGTCCCTTTTGGAGTGGAAAATTTCTGCTTCCCGGATTCAACACactggccgccgccgctgcagaCGGCCGGCGAACCGTACACGATCGTTCTGACCGATTCCAAAGGCGATCGAATGTACGGCTACTGCCGCCGGGTGGTTCCCGAAGGAGCTCAGACCTGCATTCCCATCACCTATTGTTTGCTGAGCCGCCATCGAGCAGCCGAATTTTACAACAAGGTAAATGAGACTCTGCGAACTACATCAGTCGATTTTTTTATGCGACGTGTatggtaatatttttaaatcaccGTTTTCGGATCATTCATCAGCTGTTGAACGTTATGGTTCCACGTCACGGAGCGTCCGTTTCCCAGCGTCTAGCTTTGCTCGATTGTTTGCACAAACAACCATTTCCCAGCCCAGGAGGTTTTGTTGAATTCCCCCCCGAAAATCTCGGCAACGGGAACAAGGTCAACAAAGTCCAGCGATTACTCGACGAAAGTCTGgaggattttgatttgaagggACTATTTGAACGACTCAACGAAACGGTCATCCTACACGTCCTGGGCACAGTGCTGCTCGAACGCAAACTCATTTTTGTTAGTCAGGATTTGAGGTAAAAATTTATACCAATAAATTTGATGTACCTTGTATGATATTTTGACTTTCGATTTGTTAGTGCTTTATCGCTTTGCATCGACGCTGTTCAATCCATGATGTATCCGTTTGTGTGGCAACACAAGATCGTTCCCATCCTCCCTCAGTCTATGAAGGAAATCTCATCGGCTTACACACCTTTCATTTTGGGACTCTTGTCCAAAAACGTCGAAGATTGGAATTCGATCTACCCTGATCAGGTAgatatacaaaagaaaaatttaaatgaggtTCAAACCTCGCAAGttggtttttaaattaacgTTCGATTGATTATCTAGGGTATGCTGGTTGATTTGGATAGCGGCGAAGTTCTCCACAGCGTCGGCGATGAATCGACGATCCTGCCTCGATGTAGTGTCAGCAAACTCATGTCCGACTGGAAGGTGATCGTCAACATTACGCAACAAGCTGAAACGGCCCACAATGCTTTGTACAGCGAGAGCTTTTTGCGGATGTTTGTCGACCTGTGCGGCCACTACGAGCAAAACATCCACTACAGCGACTCTGGCCACAAATACTTTGATGTAATTCAATTATCACCTACTTGTCTCGTCGACCGTCAAATTTgaatatgtttaattttttggccatttttcagCGAGCAGTATTTACTCGGAACCATTCTAATTCGAGTGTCCGAGATTTTCTCGAATGGTTCACTGAGACGGCCATGTTTAATTTCTTCATTGAATCTCGCCTGAGGAACGACGCCGTTCAAACCTTGTTCGAGCACAAAATCCTAGAACATTCAatgcaaattgaaattttcctgCCGAACGACAAACTTCCTGCCAATGCAAGTCCAAAAACAAAGCAAGAAGATGAAGGGCAGCACGAGTCGGAAAACGATTTGAGGTACGTACCTTAAAGTGGTCAGCTTTTTAAGTGGTgaggttttaaatttttgcttggCACTTGCCAGAAAGTTTCAGCTGgtggaggaaagaaaatttcacgtCCGCCGGGTTTCCAGCAAATTGGCTGAATTGAGGAAAGCGTCGAGATCGTTGACCAGCGTCAATGTCGAAGGCGAAGCGTCTGGTTTCCATTGTCTTCCATCTGGTCTCTTTGAGAGTTTTCTTGAAGTGGCCATCATGGTAACACCGTCTTACGACCGCCATCAGAATCTCTACAATCCGTACATAAAGTTCAGCTATCCCGATTCGGTAACGTGCCATCAATGTTTCTGAAAAAACACAacatctatttttgaaattgatccgTCTTCTTGTTCTAGCTGGCCGTCCCTTTTGGAGTGGAAAATTTCTGCTTCCCGGATTCAACACactggccgccgccgctgcagaCGGCCGGCGAACCGTACACGATCGTTCTGACCGATTCCAAAGGCGATCGAATGTACGGCTACTGCCACCGGGTGGTTCCCGAAGGAGCTCAGACCTGCATTCCCATCACCTATTGTTTGCTGAGCCGCCATCGAGCAGCCGAATTTTACAACAAGGTAAATGAGACTCTGCGAACTACATCAGTCGATTTTTTTATGCGACGTGTatggtaatatttttaaatcaccGTTTTCGGATCATTCATCAGCTGTTGAACGTTATGGTTCCACGTCACGGAGCGTCCGTTTCCCAGCGTCTAGCTTTGCTCGATTGTTTGCACAAACAACCATTTCCCAGCCCAGGAGGTTTTGTTGAATTCCCCCCCGAAAATCTCGGCAACGGGAACAAGGTCAACAAAGTCCAGCGATTACTCGACGAAAGTCTGgaggattttgatttgaagggACTATTTGAACGACTCAACGAAACGGTCATCCTACACGTCCTGGGCACAGTGCTGCTCGAACGCAAACTCATTTTTGTTAGTCAGGATTTGAGGTAAAAATTTATACCAATAAATTTGATGTACCTTGTATGATATTTTGACTTTCGATTTGTTAGTGCTTTATCGCTTTGCATCGACGCTGTTCAATCCATGATGTATCCGTTTGTGTGGCAACACAAGATCGTTCCCATCCTCCCTCAGTCTATGAAGGAAATCTCATCGGCTTACACACCTTTCATTTTGGGACTCTTGTCCAAAAACGTCGAAGATTGGAATTCGATCTACCCTGATCAGGTAgatatacaaaagaaaaatttaaatgaggtTCAAACCTCGCAAGttggtttttaaattaacgTTCGATTGATTATCTAGGGTATGCTGGTTGATTTGGATAGCGGCGAAGTTCTCCACAGCGTCGGCGATGAATCGACGATCCTGCCTCGATGTAGTGTCAGCAAACTCATGTCCGACTGGAAGGTGATCGTCAACATTACGCAACAAGCTGAAACGGCCCACAATGCTTTGTACAGCGAGAGCTTTTTGCGGATGTTTGTCGACCTGTGCGGCCACTACGAGCAAAACATCCACTACAGCGACTCTGGCCACAAATACTTTGATGTAATTCAATTATCACCTACTTGTCTCGTCGACCGTCAAATTTgaatatgttta
It includes:
- the LOC124341748 gene encoding DENN domain-containing protein 2B-like encodes the protein MVTPSYDRHQNLYNPYIKFSYPDSLAVPFGVENFCFPDSTHWPPPLQTAGEPYTIVLTDSKGDRMYGYCHRVVPEGAQTCIPITYCLLSRHRAAEFYNKLLNVMVPRHGASVSQRLALLDCLHKQPFPSPGGFVEFPPENLGNGNKVNKVQRLLDESLEDFDLKGLFERLNETVILHVLGTVLLERKLIFVSQDLR
- the LOC124341747 gene encoding DENN domain-containing protein 2B-like; amino-acid sequence: MVTPSYDRHQNLYNPYIKFSYPDSLAVPFGVENFCFPDSTHWPPPLQTAGEPYTIVLTDSKGDRMYGYCRRVVPEGAQTCIPITYCLLSRHRAAEFYNKLLNVMVPRHGASVSQRLALLDCLHKQPFPSPGGFVEFPPENLGNGNKVNKVQRLLDESLEDFDLKGLFERLNETVILHVLGTVLLERKLIFVSQDLR